CGACTGCTGGCTTTAATTTTTTGATATTTCCACAGGATTTGTCCGCGTTGACTATTGCGGCGCAAAACCGGAACATTTCCTACCCTGAGTGTGAATTATTCTCTCATATATGCATAGTGCGATCGCTAATCTTTCCTAAGATCATTACAAAATCATTCAACTGACCTAAGTCAAATATAGTTTGAGTGAGTTTTCCGAAGAATCACAACTGAAATCGGAATTAATGGGACTTCTGAAACCCTATAGCAATTACTCACCAAATTTGACAGCTATCCCCAATGGAATCGATTTATTTATGCGGAAAGCACAGGGTGAGATAAACAAAGGACAAAAATAGACAGTTTTTATTCAGCCTTCAGACAGTGGAGGAATGAAGTGGAAAACCACTATCTTAGAAGCCCAGCCAAATAGAGAACTGCGGTGGAGAGGTACTCTGACCATAGATAGATTATTTACAGGTGAGTATATTTTTATCATTCTACCATTAAACAAAAATCGAGTCCAGTTCATTCACCGATAATTTTTTTCTGGTTTATTGATTCCCTTGATGAAAAAATGGCTGAATACAGATACTAAAAAGGGTTTTCCATCAATGAATCAGGCGTGAAAAATTACAGCAGAAAGTATCACCTAGTTGATTCAAATAGGAAATATTGCATGGCTAATACAGACGCAAACCCAAAGCAGCCTCTATTACCAGCGCTGATGTCAAGAAACTATCGTCTGTTTTTTGCCGGACAAAGCCTTTCCTTGATTGGTTCATGGATGACACATATTGCTACAATTTGGCTAGTATATTACTTAACAAACTCCCCAGTCATGTTGGGAATTGTGGGATTTTGTAGTCAAATTCCTAGTTTTTTTCTTGCGCCTTTTGGGGGAGTTTTTGTAGATCGGTTTTCGCGATATCGGACTTTAATTGGGACACAAATATTTTCGATGATTCAGTCATTAGCTTTAGCAGTGCTGGCGTTAACTGGTACGATTCAGGTATGGCATATTATCGGATTAAGCTTGTTTCAAGGATTGATTAATTCAGTCGATTCACCTGCGCGACAAGCATTTGCGCCGGAATTAGTGGAACGTAGAGAAGATTTAGCTAATGCGATCGCCATAAATTCAACTATGATTAATGCAGCGCAATTAATTGGTCCAGCAGTGGGAGGTTTACTGATAGCCAGTATTGGTGCTGCTTATTGTTTCCTAATTGATGGATTGAGCTATATTGCTGTAATCACAGCATTATTAGTAATGAATATTAAACCCAGACAAATGGTAATGACAATTGGTAATCCTTTCCAAAAAGTAGCCGAAGGATTTATTTATGCTTTTAGCTTTCCATCAATTCGCGCCATCTTATTATTATCAGCTTTAGTCAGCTTCATGGGACTGCAATATATGATTCTGCTGACAATTTTTGCAGAAGACATCCTCAAAGGTAGTGCCGAAACATTGGGATTTTTAATGGTAGCTTCGGGAGTAGGAGCTTCCACCGGGGGTATTTATCTAGCTACACGCAGAAGCATACTAGGAATTGGCAGATTAATCGCCTTAGCACCAGCAATTTTAGGAATTGCTTTAATAGCCTTTTCTTATTCTCGCTTTTTACCACTGTCTTTATTTATCATGCTGTTTGTGGGCTTAGGAACATTTTTGCAAGTTGCTGCTAGCAATACATTTCTCCAAACAATTGTCGAAGATGATAAACGCGGGCGATTGATGAGCTTATACACCATGTCATTTTTAGGAATATTACCTTTAGGACATTTACTAGGAGGCTTTTTAGCAAATCGTATCGGCGCACCCAATACATTAGCTATTGATGGAATAGTTTGTATTTTAGGGTCTATATTGTTTTACAGAAAACTCCCCGTATTAAAACAAACTATCCGGGCAGTTTATGAGCAAAAAAATATTGTACTAATTCAAAGCACTTCCAGATAAATAATTGTATATATAGGAAGTGAAACCTGCGGAATCAGCAATTTTCATGAAATACTAGGCTGATCTAAAGTTTTGAGCTTCTGCAAAATTTGTTCAATTTGAATAACCCTTTCATTTCTACTTTGTGATTTAAAGACATCTAAAGCTTTTTCTAAAGAAGCGATCCCTTCACTTTCTTGATTTGTTTGTAAAAATGCAACAGCCGAATTAGCCAGAGCATCACCATAATTAGGATTAATTTCTAAAGCTTTCTGATAAGCTGCAATAGCTTCTTCCCAAAGACTTTGACTAGCATAAACCAGACCGATACCGTTGTAAGCCAGAGCATGATTTGAATTGAGGCGAATGGCTTCTCGATAAGCCTTAATAGCCTCCTCTGGCTTTTCTTGTCGAAACAACACATTTCCCAATTCAAAGTGTCCAAAGGCGTATCTGGGGAATTTTTTAATTAATGTGCGTAAGTTTTCTTCTGCTCCTGTGAAATCCCCTTGACTGGATAAAGTCTTAGCTTGTTGTATGAGTTGCGATCGCTCTTCTTCTGGTGTCCCGCGAGATTGTGCTAGTTTTTCAACTCTACTTTTTACCAGTTCGGGTGAATTTACCGCGACTTTTCCAGGATGCGCTAACACTAATGGTGATATAGCAATTGTAGTGATGATACTCAGCGTTATGTAGCTCAGAGTGGAAACAAATGCTGATTTCATTTGGCTATTTACCTCAATGATGTTCTGATACCCATGTTAAATTCAAAATGAGTAGATATGGGGTAGGCGAGAAGAATCAGCGATGAACCTCACCCCCCAACCCCTCTCCTTTCTAAGGAGAGGGGAGATTTTGCAGGGTGAAAAACTCGATTTGCAGGTTATTTAAGCGCCTTCGCGCAATTTATCTAAAACACTGCGATCTTCTAAGGTGGAAGTATCACCAGATATCTCTTGACCAGATGCGAGATTCCGCAACAAGCGCCGCATTATTTTACCAGATCGGGTTTTAGGTAAAGCATCTGTAAAGCGAATTTCTGCCGGTCGGGCGATCGCCCCAATTTCTTTAACAACGTGCTGCTTGAGTTCTTTACTCAGTTCCTCACTGGCGTGATATGTGCCTTCTAAAGTCACAAAAGCCACAACTTCCTCACCCTTAATTTCATCCGGTTTACCCACTACAGCAGCTTCTGCAACGGCTGGATGGGAAACTAATGCTGATTCGACTTCCATCGTTCCCAAGCGGTGTCCTGAGACATTCAAGACATCATCAACCCGACCCATTACCCAGAAATAACCGTCTTCATCTTGTCTCGCGCCATCCCCAGCAAAGTAGATGTAGTTACCATCTTTGGGGGGGATATGTTCCCAATAAGTGCGGCGGAAGCGTTCTGGATCATTGTAAACTGTCCGCATCATCCCCGGCCAAGGATAACGTACCGCTAAATAACCGCCTTCGTTGTTGGGTACGGTGTTACCTTCTAAATCAACGATATCTGCAATAATACCAGGGAAGGGCAGAGTTGCGGAACCGGGTTTAGTGGGAATGGCTCCGGGTAATGGTGTAATCATAATACCGCCGGTTTCTGTTTGCCACCAAGTATCCACAATGGGACAGCGTTCACCACCAATGATTTTGTGATACCACATCCAAGCTTCTGGGTTAATGGGTTCGCCGACTGTTCCTAACAAACGCAAAGAAGACAAATTACGGCTTTTGGGATGGTGTTCACCCATTTTGATAAATGCCCGAATTGCTGTAGGTGCTGTATAAAAAATATTTACACCATATTTCTCAATTACATCCCAGAAGCAGCCAGGATTAGACGCACGGGGCGCACCTTCGTACATTAAAGTTGTTGCACCGTTGGAAAGGGGTCCGTAAACGATGTAGCTGTGTCCAGTAATCCAACCGACATCGGCAGTACACCAGTATACATCTGTATCTTGCAGGTCAAAGATCCATTTGGTGGTCATGTGGCTATATAAGTTATAACCACCAGTGGTGTGGACAACACCCTTTGGTTTGCCGGTACTACCAGAAGTGTAGAGAACAAACAGCATATCTTCGCTATCCATCGGTTCCGCCGGACAATCGGCTGATACGCCTTGTTGTAAATCATGCCACCAATGGTCACGCCCTGGTTCCATGTGTGTTTCTTGACAGGTGCGTTTAACTACTAGCACATCTGTAATGGAGGGGACAGCGTTATCGGCTAAGGCTTGATCTACTTCTACTTTGAGGGGAACGATCGCATCTTTACGCCAACCACCATCAGCAGTAATGACTATTTTGGCTTCTGCATCGTTGAGGCGATCGCGCAAAGCTTCGGAACTAAAACCACCAAATACGACGCTGTGGGGTGCGCCAATTCTCGCACAGGCTAACATGGCGATCGCCGCTTCGGGAATCATCGGCAT
The window above is part of the Nodularia spumigena CCY9414 genome. Proteins encoded here:
- a CDS encoding MFS transporter; this encodes MANTDANPKQPLLPALMSRNYRLFFAGQSLSLIGSWMTHIATIWLVYYLTNSPVMLGIVGFCSQIPSFFLAPFGGVFVDRFSRYRTLIGTQIFSMIQSLALAVLALTGTIQVWHIIGLSLFQGLINSVDSPARQAFAPELVERREDLANAIAINSTMINAAQLIGPAVGGLLIASIGAAYCFLIDGLSYIAVITALLVMNIKPRQMVMTIGNPFQKVAEGFIYAFSFPSIRAILLLSALVSFMGLQYMILLTIFAEDILKGSAETLGFLMVASGVGASTGGIYLATRRSILGIGRLIALAPAILGIALIAFSYSRFLPLSLFIMLFVGLGTFLQVAASNTFLQTIVEDDKRGRLMSLYTMSFLGILPLGHLLGGFLANRIGAPNTLAIDGIVCILGSILFYRKLPVLKQTIRAVYEQKNIVLIQSTSR
- a CDS encoding tetratricopeptide repeat protein, whose translation is MKSAFVSTLSYITLSIITTIAISPLVLAHPGKVAVNSPELVKSRVEKLAQSRGTPEEERSQLIQQAKTLSSQGDFTGAEENLRTLIKKFPRYAFGHFELGNVLFRQEKPEEAIKAYREAIRLNSNHALAYNGIGLVYASQSLWEEAIAAYQKALEINPNYGDALANSAVAFLQTNQESEGIASLEKALDVFKSQSRNERVIQIEQILQKLKTLDQPSIS
- the acs gene encoding acetate--CoA ligase, which produces MSQPTIESILQEKRSFPPTREFAQNAQIKSLADYQRLYEQAKANPQQFWAGLAETELEWFQKWDTVLDWQPPFAKWFVGGKINISYNCLDRHLTTWRKNKAALIWEGEPGDSRTLTYAQLHREVCQFANVLKQLGAKKGDRIGIYMPMIPEAAIAMLACARIGAPHSVVFGGFSSEALRDRLNDAEAKIVITADGGWRKDAIVPLKVEVDQALADNAVPSITDVLVVKRTCQETHMEPGRDHWWHDLQQGVSADCPAEPMDSEDMLFVLYTSGSTGKPKGVVHTTGGYNLYSHMTTKWIFDLQDTDVYWCTADVGWITGHSYIVYGPLSNGATTLMYEGAPRASNPGCFWDVIEKYGVNIFYTAPTAIRAFIKMGEHHPKSRNLSSLRLLGTVGEPINPEAWMWYHKIIGGERCPIVDTWWQTETGGIMITPLPGAIPTKPGSATLPFPGIIADIVDLEGNTVPNNEGGYLAVRYPWPGMMRTVYNDPERFRRTYWEHIPPKDGNYIYFAGDGARQDEDGYFWVMGRVDDVLNVSGHRLGTMEVESALVSHPAVAEAAVVGKPDEIKGEEVVAFVTLEGTYHASEELSKELKQHVVKEIGAIARPAEIRFTDALPKTRSGKIMRRLLRNLASGQEISGDTSTLEDRSVLDKLREGA